One genomic segment of Arachis duranensis cultivar V14167 chromosome 4, aradu.V14167.gnm2.J7QH, whole genome shotgun sequence includes these proteins:
- the LOC107486594 gene encoding receptor-like protein kinase FERONIA isoform X1, whose amino-acid sequence MVLKCLCFGDWKKGNASCSSKKQYPTVIEELCHPFSFHDLRKSTNNFDQKLIIGERALNKVYKGYLNHNNNNNGAAATDYTVALKVMTVPLEFKKEVEMLCQLHHPNIISLIGFCHHGKEKIAVYEYTDNGTLHDYLNNKDKEPLSWKKRLDICIGVARALHYLHSGVKRAVFHRDISPINILLDRNMMPKLANFVISLQGGLSTLKPKQIKVDKIVGTSALMAPEYAIHGIVTDKCDVYSFGLVLLHMVGHIVLNYLIQHEEHILEETLDPILRGKIAPECWQVFTSVIQSCLEYEADERPTMGEVEVLLEHALSLQQQADIIRNAACYTLSSTTPCYCRQRYNNHESLPR is encoded by the coding sequence ATGGTTCTTAAATGTTTATGCTTTGGTGATTGGAAGAAGGGGAATGCAAGTTGTTCATCTAAGAAACAATATCCAACAGTAATAGAAGAGCTATGCCATCCCTTTTCCTTTCATGATCTTAGAAAGTCAACCAACAACTTTGACCAGAAACTAATAATTGGGGAAAGAGCCCTTAATAAGGTTTATAAAGGTTATCTcaaccataataataataataatggtgctGCTGCAACTGATTATACGGTGGCATTGAAGGTGATGACTGTTCCCCTTGAATTCAAGAAGGAAGTCGAGATGCTATGTCAGCTTCATCACCCAAATATAATATCTCTTATAGGCTTCTGCCACCATGGAAAGGAAAAGATTGCTGTGTACGAGTACACAGACAATGGAACACTCCATGATTACTTGAATAACAAGGACAAAGAACCACTGTCATGGAAGAAAAGACTAGACATCTGCATCGGAGTAGCACGTGCTCTACACTACCTTCACTCTGGAGTTAAGCGTGCAGTCTTTCATCGTGACATAAGTCCAATTAATATTCTTTTGGATAGGAATATGATGCCCAAACTTGCCAATTTTGTGATATCATTGCAGGGAGGGCTCTCTACATTGAAGCCAAAGCAAATTAAAGTAGATAAGATTGTAGGTACATCTGCATTGATGGCTCCGGAGTATGCTATACACGGTATTGTTACTGATAAATGTGATGTTTACTCCTTTGGTTTGGTTCTACTACACATGGTAGGCCATATTGTGTTGAACTACTTAATTCAACATGAAGAGCACATTCTTGAGGAGACACTAGATCCAATTCTGAGAGGAAAGATTGCGCCAGAATGTTGGCAAGTATTCACTAGTGTCATACAAAGTTGCTTGGAGTATGAAGCAGATGAGCGACCAACAATGGGGGAAGTAGAGGTATTGCTTGAGCATGCTCTCTCGTTGCAGCAACAAGCTGATATTATAAGGAATGCTGCTTGCTATACCTTATCATCCACTACCCCTTGTTATTGTCGACAGCGATATAATAATCATGAATCACTGCCCAGATAG
- the LOC107486593 gene encoding F-box/kelch-repeat protein At3g23880-like yields the protein MDKKKQEHTGNKPKQQSTMEKKKKKQHQQNEIHKSKSIHDTLPLELIHRILLRVPLRHLVRLKCVSKLWHSLISDPDFAESHVHLSAAPTHVCLLINDYSKACSVDIDTIFHGYKHATAVKEVSLPFKMKKHYDFEVMCSCRGFVLLHRAPHFFVVWNPVTGSSKIVSYSHIVSRCNRNWCLFPRSAILYGFGYDASQDDYLVVVASRDKNGQDYFDCLSLRTNSWINLDSALPKPLGVRNWESCGFFLNGAIHWSSCTLGVKDYSILIFDLKEKSFSTISMPEQVMCYLKPTRLALLGGCLALYSYEYGKTNIWVMKEYKVHSSWTFYQISRGECVPLCLSNGSDIVALDPAPISTYTDLRFVKYNARGELLRINYFDYPHLQHFKYSSHGLSNSGTSYTVYTESLVSLPSDIKDKDRDKGQEEEKRYVTILLCIALCYSS from the coding sequence ATGGATAAGAAGAAGCAGGAGCACACAGGGAACAAACCGAAACAGCAATCGaccatggagaagaagaagaagaagcagcaccAGCAAAATGAGATTCACAAGAGCAAGAGCATTCACGACACTCTCCCTCTTGAGCTGATTCACAGAATCTTACTGAGGGTTCCGCTCAGACATCTCGTTCGCCTCAAGTGCGTTTCAAAGCTTTGGCACTCTCTCATTTCCGATCCCGACTTTGCGGAATCGCATGTTCACCTCTCTGCCGCACCCACCCATGTATGCCTCCTCATAAACGATTACTCCAAGGCTTGCTCCGTTGACATTGACACAATATTTCACGGCTACAAGCATGCTACTGCAGTAAAAGAGGTATCTCTCCCTTTCAAGATGAAAAAACATTATGATTTTGAAGTTATGTGCTCCTGCAGAGGCTTTGTTCTCTTACACCGAGCTCCGCATTTTTTTGTCGTATGGAATCCAGTGACTGGATCCAGCAAAATAGTATCCTACTCTCACATTGTTTCTCGTTGTAATCGCAATTGGTGTTTGTTTCCCCGTAGTGCGATTTTGTATGGATTTGGTTACGATGCTTCACAGGATGACTACTTAGTTGTTGTAGCTTCTCGGGATAAGAATGGCCAAGACTACTTTGATTGCTTGTCTTTGAGAACCAATTCATGGATTAATCTTGATTCTGCACTCCCCAAACCCTTGGGTGTGAGGAACTGGGAATCGTGTGGGTTCTTCTTGAATGGCGCTATTCATTGGTCGTCTTGCACTCTTGGAGTTAAAGATTACAGTATTCTTATATTTGATTTGAAGGAAAAGAGTTTCTCAACCATATCTATGCCTGAACAAGTAATGTGTTATCTCAAACCCACTCGTCTCGCCCTACTAGGAGGGTGCCTAGCCTTGTATTCATATGAATACGGTAAAACTAACATATGGGTGATGAAAGAATACAAAGTGCATTCATCTTGGACTTTTTATCAGATTTCTCGTGGAGAGTGTGTGCCTCTATGCTTATCCAATGGTAGTGACATTGTTGCACTAGATCCTGCCCCAATATCTACATATACCGACTTAAGGTTTGTCAAATATAATGCCAGAGGAGAGCTCCTCCGAatcaattattttgattatcCTCATCTCCAACATTTTAAATATAGTAGTCATGGATTGTCTAATTCCGGCACAAGCTACACTGTATACACAGAGAGTCTCGTGTCACTCCCTAGTGACATTAAGGATAAGGATAGGGATAAaggacaagaagaagaaaaacggTATGTAACTATTCTCCTATGCATTGCACTATGTTATTCCTCATAG
- the LOC107486594 gene encoding receptor-like protein kinase FERONIA isoform X2 — MVLKCLCFGDWKKGNASCSSKKQYPTVIEELCHPFSFHDLRKSTNNFDQKLIIGERALNKVYKGYLNHNNNNNGAAATDYTVALKVMTVPLEFKKEVEMLCQLHHPNIISLIGFCHHGKEKIAVYEYTDNGTLHDYLNNKDKEPLSWKKRLDICIGVARALHYLHSGGGLSTLKPKQIKVDKIVGTSALMAPEYAIHGIVTDKCDVYSFGLVLLHMVGHIVLNYLIQHEEHILEETLDPILRGKIAPECWQVFTSVIQSCLEYEADERPTMGEVEVLLEHALSLQQQADIIRNAACYTLSSTTPCYCRQRYNNHESLPR; from the exons ATGGTTCTTAAATGTTTATGCTTTGGTGATTGGAAGAAGGGGAATGCAAGTTGTTCATCTAAGAAACAATATCCAACAGTAATAGAAGAGCTATGCCATCCCTTTTCCTTTCATGATCTTAGAAAGTCAACCAACAACTTTGACCAGAAACTAATAATTGGGGAAAGAGCCCTTAATAAGGTTTATAAAGGTTATCTcaaccataataataataataatggtgctGCTGCAACTGATTATACGGTGGCATTGAAGGTGATGACTGTTCCCCTTGAATTCAAGAAGGAAGTCGAGATGCTATGTCAGCTTCATCACCCAAATATAATATCTCTTATAGGCTTCTGCCACCATGGAAAGGAAAAGATTGCTGTGTACGAGTACACAGACAATGGAACACTCCATGATTACTTGAATAACAAGGACAAAGAACCACTGTCATGGAAGAAAAGACTAGACATCTGCATCGGAGTAGCACGTGCTCTACACTACCTTCACTCTGGA GGAGGGCTCTCTACATTGAAGCCAAAGCAAATTAAAGTAGATAAGATTGTAGGTACATCTGCATTGATGGCTCCGGAGTATGCTATACACGGTATTGTTACTGATAAATGTGATGTTTACTCCTTTGGTTTGGTTCTACTACACATGGTAGGCCATATTGTGTTGAACTACTTAATTCAACATGAAGAGCACATTCTTGAGGAGACACTAGATCCAATTCTGAGAGGAAAGATTGCGCCAGAATGTTGGCAAGTATTCACTAGTGTCATACAAAGTTGCTTGGAGTATGAAGCAGATGAGCGACCAACAATGGGGGAAGTAGAGGTATTGCTTGAGCATGCTCTCTCGTTGCAGCAACAAGCTGATATTATAAGGAATGCTGCTTGCTATACCTTATCATCCACTACCCCTTGTTATTGTCGACAGCGATATAATAATCATGAATCACTGCCCAGATAG
- the LOC107486595 gene encoding receptor-like protein kinase THESEUS 1, protein MLGKYLSFCHSEDASSSKKCYLTVIEELLPQFSLADLRKSTNNFNENQVTRRSVFNTVYKGCLKHNGVTDYAVTLKRLKSKSDQWKFRKEIEFHCQLSHPNLDSLIGFCDHKEEKILVYEHMSNGSLYDCLRSKDIEPLSWKKRLEICIGAARGLHYLHTGAKRPIFHCDIKPQNILLDSNMVPKLSHLGFSLQGPLLRSKAKPIKLDMIIGTPGFMAPEYVLTKIFTDKCDVYSFGIVLMVVLSTSYKQSFFEKMYMMADSDLFLEEPLSLMTPYVDIPSFLERFSVDEIIDPVLLGKIAPECLGVFIDITKRCLSKDANERPDMGEVQVELEQALALQEDEDACPEP, encoded by the exons ATGCTTGGCAAATATTTGAGCTTCTGCCATTCAGAGGATGCAAGTTCATCTAAGAAATGCTATCTAACAGTGATTGAAGAGCTACTACCCCAATTTTCTCTTGCTGATCTTAGGAAATCAACCAACAACTTCAATGAAAACCAAGTAACTAGAAGATCAGTATTTAACACAGTATACAAAGGTTGTCTCAAACATAATGGTGTGACTGATTATGCAGTGACATTGAAGAGGTTGAAAAGTAAATCTGACCAATGGAAGTTCAGGAAGGAAATTGAGTTCCACTGCCAGCTCTCTCATCCTAATTTGGACTCTCTTATAGGATTCTGTGACCACAAAGAAGAGAAGATTCTTGTGTATGAACACATGTCCAATGGCTCTCTCTATGATTGCTTGCGTTCCAAGGATATCGAGCCACTTTCATGGAAGAAAAGGCTAGAAATATGCATCGGAGCAGCGCGTGGGCTACACTACCTTCACACGGGAGCTAAGCGCCCTATCTTTCACTGCGATATCAAACCTCAAAATATTCTTTTGGATAGCAACATGGTACCAAAACTCTCACATCTTGGATTTTCCTTACAAGGTCCACTATTAAGGTCAAAGGCAAAGCCTATAAAACTGGACATGATTATTG GTACACCTGGTTTCATGGCACCTGAGTATGTCCTAACCAAAATCTTCACAGATAAATGTGATGTTTATTCCTTTGGGATAGTTTTAATGGTAGTTTTATCCACTAGCTACAAGCAGAGCTTCTTTGAGAAGATGTACATGATGGCCGACTCAGATTTGTTTTTAGAAGAGCCATTGTCTTTAATGACTCCATATGTGGATATACCTAGCTTTTTGGAGAGGTTTTCGGTTGATGAGATTATTGATCCAGTGTTATTGGGAAAGATTGCACCAGAATGTTTGGGAGTATTCATAGATATCACAAAAAGATGCTTAAGTAAAGATGCAAACGAAAGACCAGATATGGGTGAAGTACAAGTTGAACTTGAGCAAGCACTAGCACtacaagaggatgaagatgcaTGCCCGGAACCATGA